One window of Nocardia nova SH22a genomic DNA carries:
- a CDS encoding DUF397 domain-containing protein has protein sequence MTNDLSNAQWFKSSRSDGSRNCVEVAFLSNAVVGVRDSKNPTGPALVFSAAEWDAFTTGVAGGEFA, from the coding sequence ATGACGAACGATCTGTCGAACGCGCAGTGGTTCAAGAGCAGTCGCAGTGACGGCTCCAGGAACTGTGTCGAAGTTGCCTTCCTTTCCAACGCTGTTGTGGGAGTTCGGGACTCGAAGAACCCCACGGGCCCGGCGCTGGTGTTCTCCGCAGCCGAATGGGACGCGTTCACCACCGGTGTTGCCGGGGGCGAATTCGCCTGA
- the mftA gene encoding mycofactocin precursor MftA (Mycofactocin is a small molecule electron carrier derived from the final two amino acids, Val-Tyr, of MftA, the mycofactocin precursor. It plays a role in redox homeostasis and the metabolism of alcohols and aldehydes in Actinobacteria, including Mycobacterium tuberculosis.) translates to MNEPITSQTVVPGDDALVEDDLLVEDVSIDGMCGVY, encoded by the coding sequence ATGAACGAACCCATCACCAGCCAGACAGTAGTCCCCGGCGACGACGCACTGGTCGAAGACGACCTGCTCGTCGAGGATGTGTCGATCGATGGCATGTGCGGTGTCTACTGA
- a CDS encoding helix-turn-helix domain-containing protein yields the protein MSEKGTTLPRRQLGRYLRNGREECGLTLHQVAAMIQRSASTVQRIERGRVAHLRGVDVEALCKIYGFDDKLGTAMKALATQGDHQNWWCEYGDVIPENFEFYVGLEAAASHLKTYEPELIPGLLQTPGYASAICFAANPDESADEHDRRVRLRMRRQTRLTRKYHPAKLDVILGESSLRRVVGGPKVMAAQLKHLADMGVRANISIQVLPGRAGFPLGEAAGPFVIMHFDGARNGDGAEPPVVYIEGFMGELYLEKPDAVQRYNQAYEDLERNVLDDVASRALFRQIAKEYVS from the coding sequence ATGTCGGAAAAGGGGACCACGTTGCCACGGCGGCAGCTGGGGCGGTACCTGCGGAACGGGCGCGAGGAGTGTGGGCTGACGCTGCATCAGGTTGCGGCCATGATCCAACGTAGTGCGAGCACCGTCCAGCGGATCGAGCGGGGACGGGTCGCGCACCTGCGCGGGGTGGATGTCGAAGCGCTCTGCAAGATCTACGGATTCGACGACAAGCTTGGCACTGCAATGAAAGCCCTTGCCACACAGGGGGATCATCAGAACTGGTGGTGTGAGTACGGGGACGTCATACCAGAGAATTTCGAATTCTATGTAGGACTGGAGGCGGCGGCATCGCACCTGAAGACCTATGAGCCCGAACTGATACCGGGCCTACTGCAGACACCGGGATATGCCAGCGCCATCTGCTTTGCGGCCAATCCGGACGAGAGTGCGGACGAACACGATCGGAGGGTGCGGTTGCGGATGCGCAGGCAGACCAGACTCACCCGCAAGTACCACCCCGCCAAGCTGGATGTGATTCTCGGTGAATCGTCCCTCCGGCGCGTCGTGGGTGGCCCGAAGGTGATGGCCGCTCAGCTGAAACATTTGGCCGACATGGGAGTTCGCGCCAACATCAGTATCCAGGTCCTACCCGGCCGAGCCGGTTTCCCTCTCGGCGAGGCAGCCGGGCCATTCGTCATCATGCACTTCGACGGTGCGCGAAACGGCGACGGCGCGGAGCCGCCGGTGGTGTACATCGAGGGGTTCATGGGAGAGCTGTATCTCGAAAAACCGGATGCGGTGCAACGCTACAATCAGGCTTACGAGGATCTGGAGCGGAACGTTCTGGATGACGTGGCCAGTCGGGCGTTGTTTCGGCAGATCGCGAAGGAGTACGTGTCATGA
- a CDS encoding mycofactocin-coupled SDR family oxidoreductase, producing the protein MDAPPVAIVTGAARGIGAATVHRLAAGGWRVVAVDICHDDPALGYPLGTGDQLEAVAGPYGGAVVPVAGDVRVLENLTAAVELARDRFGRLDAAVAAAAVMTGGGPLWETTTADWVPMFDTGVHGMANLARAAVPAMLAGPEPRTGRFIGVASAAAHHGMWHLSGYNAAKHAVIGLIKGLAHDLLGTGITATAVSPGSTRTTLLTETARLYGLDDIEKFASHQIVDRILEPDEVAAAIAWLCTPESAAVTGSVVHADGGFLA; encoded by the coding sequence GTGGACGCGCCACCGGTCGCGATTGTCACGGGTGCGGCGCGCGGAATCGGCGCCGCGACCGTGCACCGGCTCGCGGCCGGAGGCTGGCGCGTGGTGGCGGTCGACATCTGCCACGACGATCCGGCGCTCGGCTACCCGCTGGGGACCGGGGATCAGCTGGAGGCGGTGGCCGGGCCGTACGGCGGCGCCGTGGTGCCTGTCGCCGGAGATGTGCGTGTTCTCGAAAACCTCACCGCGGCAGTCGAACTCGCCCGCGACAGATTCGGGCGTCTCGATGCCGCGGTGGCCGCCGCCGCGGTCATGACCGGCGGCGGACCGCTGTGGGAGACCACCACGGCGGACTGGGTGCCGATGTTCGACACCGGCGTCCACGGCATGGCCAATCTCGCCCGCGCGGCCGTGCCCGCCATGCTCGCCGGACCGGAGCCCCGCACCGGCCGTTTCATCGGTGTGGCATCGGCGGCCGCCCATCACGGCATGTGGCATCTGTCGGGGTACAACGCCGCCAAACACGCCGTGATCGGGCTGATCAAGGGGCTCGCCCACGACCTGCTGGGCACCGGGATCACCGCGACCGCGGTGTCGCCGGGCTCCACCCGGACCACGCTGCTCACCGAGACCGCGCGCCTGTACGGGCTCGACGACATCGAGAAATTCGCCTCCCACCAGATCGTCGACCGGATACTGGAACCCGACGAGGTCGCCGCCGCCATCGCCTGGCTGTGCACCCCCGAATCCGCGGCCGTCACCGGCAGTGTCGTGCACGCCGACGGCGGATTCCTGGCCTAG
- the mftD gene encoding pre-mycofactocin synthase MftD (MftD, an enzyme found in the mycofactocin biosynthesis locus, performs an oxidative deamination of 3-amino-5-[(p-hydroxyphenyl)methyl]-4,4-dimethyl-2-pyrrolidinone (AHDP). The resulting compound, now called pre-mycofactocin (PMFT), is a biologically active redox cofactor that can oxidize the non-exchangeable NADH of TIGR03971 family SDR-type oxidoreductases.) — protein MASTRDWFESVAEAQRRAKKRVPKAVYLALLAGSEAGATLDDNAAAFTELGLRPHIADLPATRELGTTVLGQEISMPVICSPTGVQAVDPAGEVGVARGAAMSGTALGLSSFGSKPIEEVVAANDKTFFQIYWLGSKDDMAARLERAREAGAKGVIVTLDWVFATARDWGSPPLPEKIDVKTAVRFAPQVVTKPGWLLRFARSGKLPDLSTPNLVPRGQQGPTFFGAYGEWMGTPPPTWDDLAWLRQQWDGPFLIKGVGRPDDAKRAVDIGATAISVSNHGGNNLDTTPAAIRMLPSVVQAVGGQIEILLDGGIRRGSDVVKAVALGANAVMIGRPYLWGMAAAGDRGVHNVLEVIRQGIDSALYGLGHTSIHNLSPDDVIVPAGFTRGM, from the coding sequence ATGGCAAGCACACGTGACTGGTTCGAATCGGTCGCAGAGGCGCAGCGGCGCGCGAAGAAGCGCGTGCCCAAGGCCGTCTATCTCGCCCTGCTGGCGGGCTCGGAGGCCGGTGCCACGCTCGACGACAATGCCGCGGCGTTCACCGAACTCGGTCTGCGCCCGCACATCGCCGATCTGCCCGCGACCCGCGAACTCGGCACCACCGTTCTCGGACAAGAGATTTCGATGCCGGTGATCTGCTCGCCCACCGGTGTGCAAGCGGTCGATCCGGCCGGTGAGGTCGGCGTGGCCCGCGGTGCGGCGATGTCGGGGACCGCGCTGGGACTGTCGTCGTTCGGGTCCAAGCCGATCGAGGAGGTCGTGGCCGCCAACGACAAGACCTTCTTCCAGATCTACTGGCTCGGCAGCAAGGACGACATGGCCGCCCGGCTCGAACGCGCCCGCGAGGCCGGTGCCAAAGGCGTGATCGTCACGCTGGACTGGGTGTTCGCCACCGCGCGCGACTGGGGCAGCCCGCCGCTGCCGGAGAAGATCGACGTGAAGACCGCCGTGCGGTTCGCACCCCAGGTGGTCACCAAACCCGGCTGGCTGCTGCGCTTCGCGCGCTCGGGCAAACTGCCCGACCTGAGCACCCCGAATCTCGTGCCGCGCGGGCAGCAGGGCCCGACCTTCTTCGGCGCCTACGGCGAGTGGATGGGTACGCCGCCGCCCACCTGGGACGATCTGGCCTGGTTGCGGCAGCAGTGGGACGGGCCGTTCCTGATCAAGGGAGTCGGTCGCCCGGACGACGCGAAGCGGGCCGTCGACATCGGCGCCACCGCCATCTCGGTGTCCAACCACGGCGGCAACAACCTCGACACCACTCCGGCCGCGATTCGTATGCTGCCCAGCGTGGTTCAGGCCGTCGGCGGTCAGATCGAGATCCTGCTCGACGGCGGGATTCGGCGCGGCAGCGACGTGGTCAAGGCCGTAGCCCTCGGTGCGAATGCCGTGATGATCGGCCGCCCCTACCTGTGGGGTATGGCCGCCGCCGGTGACCGCGGGGTGCACAACGTCCTCGAGGTGATCCGCCAGGGCATCGACTCCGCGCTCTACGGTCTCGGGCACACCTCGATCCACAATCTGTCGCCCGACGACGTCATCGTGCCCGCCGGATTCACCCGGGGCATGTAG
- the mftR gene encoding mycofactocin system transcriptional regulator (MftR, the mycofactocin system transcriptional regulator, is an uncharacterized TetR family DNA-binding transcription factor. Its role is inferred by context. It occurs as part of the biosynthesis locus for mycofactocin, a partially characterized electron carrier derived from the terminal Val-Tyr dipeptide of the precursor peptide MftA, through a radical SAM enzyme-mediated process.), which produces MEGVTAGKVANTRVRAGRRPSTSAAELERAAFDLFEERGFDNTTVEDIAAAVGVSKRTFFRYFESKNDVVWGSFTDQLHAMRGLFEQCPPEQPVADAVRTVVVAFNRFDPAQVPWHRKRMELLLKVPTLQAYSTLRYEAWRTVVAEFVARRLDTDTRDLLPQVAGHCALGVAIAGYEHWLDHPGEELTDILDRALASWASGFGA; this is translated from the coding sequence ATGGAAGGGGTCACAGCCGGAAAAGTTGCCAATACACGCGTACGCGCTGGTCGCAGGCCCTCGACCAGCGCCGCGGAGCTGGAACGCGCCGCCTTCGACCTGTTCGAGGAGCGCGGCTTCGACAACACCACCGTCGAGGACATCGCCGCCGCGGTGGGGGTCAGCAAGCGCACGTTCTTCCGCTATTTCGAGTCCAAGAACGATGTCGTCTGGGGCAGCTTCACCGATCAGTTGCACGCGATGCGCGGGCTGTTCGAGCAGTGCCCGCCCGAACAGCCCGTCGCCGACGCCGTGCGCACCGTCGTCGTCGCGTTCAACAGATTCGACCCCGCCCAGGTGCCCTGGCATCGCAAACGCATGGAACTGCTACTGAAAGTTCCTACCCTGCAGGCATATTCGACGTTGCGCTACGAGGCGTGGCGCACGGTGGTCGCCGAGTTCGTCGCCCGCCGCCTGGACACGGACACCCGCGACCTGCTCCCCCAGGTCGCAGGCCACTGCGCGCTCGGAGTCGCCATCGCCGGATACGAGCACTGGCTCGATCACCCCGGAGAGGAGCTGACCGACATCCTCGACCGCGCGCTGGCGAGCTGGGCCTCCGGCTTCGGCGCCTGA
- a CDS encoding cupin domain-containing protein yields MTKFVQAIEFTTTHIDEFNEKLDDWLTATAGKRTALHGMETKDRDRADTYMQMVEFPSYAEAMRNSELPETARLAEEMTRLCEGPAVFRNLDMLREDDMSDGQAQTLLVKNLGNPDETRPFEAGSGRMDMVETPHGPVGRAVFEPGWRWSQHVKPIAGTDSCQTMHAGYCLSGRMRIHMDDGTENDVGPGDFMFCPPGHDAWVLGDEACVLIDWAGAAHYAKRG; encoded by the coding sequence ATGACCAAGTTCGTTCAGGCGATCGAGTTCACCACTACGCATATCGACGAGTTCAACGAGAAACTCGACGACTGGCTCACCGCGACGGCGGGTAAGCGCACGGCGTTGCACGGTATGGAGACCAAGGATCGCGATCGCGCGGACACCTATATGCAGATGGTCGAGTTTCCCTCCTATGCCGAGGCGATGCGGAATTCCGAACTTCCCGAAACCGCACGGCTCGCCGAGGAGATGACCCGGCTGTGTGAGGGTCCGGCGGTCTTCCGGAATCTGGATATGCTGCGCGAGGACGATATGTCCGACGGTCAGGCGCAGACCCTGCTGGTGAAGAACCTCGGCAACCCCGACGAGACCCGGCCCTTCGAAGCCGGCAGCGGCCGGATGGACATGGTCGAGACGCCGCACGGTCCGGTCGGGCGTGCGGTCTTCGAACCCGGCTGGCGGTGGTCGCAGCACGTCAAGCCGATCGCCGGAACCGACAGCTGTCAGACCATGCACGCCGGGTACTGCCTGTCCGGGCGGATGCGGATCCACATGGACGACGGCACCGAAAACGATGTCGGCCCAGGCGATTTCATGTTCTGCCCGCCGGGACACGACGCCTGGGTGCTCGGCGACGAGGCGTGTGTGCTGATCGACTGGGCCGGTGCGGCGCACTACGCGAAACGCGGTTGA
- the mftC gene encoding mycofactocin radical SAM maturase (MftC is a radical SAM/SPASM enzyme that catalyzes the first two steps in biosynthesis of the electron carrier mycofactocin from the terminal Val-Tyr dipeptide of the precursor peptide MftA.) — MKLVEHFKHGLDAPICLTWELTYACNLACEHCLSSSGRRDPRELSTAECKSFIDDLERMQVFYVNIGGGEPTVRSDFWELLDYAVAHHVGVKFSTNGVRLTPDRARQLAATDYVDVQISIDGATAEVNDAVRGPGSFDTAMRAMQNLADAGFENFKISVVMTRHNVDQLDEFKAIADRFGAQLRITRLRPSGRGADVWNDLHPTTDQQLKIYDWLVAHGEGVLTGDSFFHLNALGSTPISGLNLCGAGRVVCLVDPVGDVYACPFAIHDEFLAGNVRDTGGFDSVWRTSELFERLRQPQTGGACTSCSAYDACQGGCMAAKFFTGLPLDGPDPECVRGNAELALAGVGAKPQPDKNHSRSAPARRSVALGIPTRAKVTTPDRACDTSPLAGLT, encoded by the coding sequence ATGAAACTGGTCGAACACTTCAAACACGGCCTCGACGCGCCGATCTGCCTGACCTGGGAACTCACCTACGCCTGCAATCTCGCGTGTGAGCACTGCCTGTCGTCCTCGGGGCGGCGCGATCCGCGCGAACTGTCCACCGCCGAATGCAAGTCGTTCATCGACGACCTCGAGCGGATGCAGGTCTTCTACGTCAACATCGGCGGCGGTGAACCGACCGTGCGCAGCGACTTCTGGGAACTGCTGGACTACGCGGTGGCCCACCATGTCGGAGTCAAGTTCTCCACCAACGGAGTTCGGCTCACCCCCGACCGGGCACGGCAGCTTGCCGCCACCGATTACGTCGATGTGCAGATCTCCATCGACGGAGCCACCGCCGAGGTCAACGACGCCGTACGCGGGCCGGGATCGTTCGATACCGCCATGCGGGCCATGCAGAACCTGGCCGACGCCGGGTTCGAGAACTTCAAGATCTCGGTCGTGATGACCCGCCACAATGTGGATCAGCTCGACGAGTTCAAGGCCATCGCCGACCGGTTCGGCGCGCAGTTGCGCATCACCCGGCTGCGGCCGTCCGGGCGCGGCGCCGATGTGTGGAACGATCTGCACCCGACCACCGATCAGCAGCTGAAGATCTACGACTGGCTCGTCGCGCACGGCGAGGGCGTGCTGACCGGGGACTCGTTCTTCCATCTCAATGCCCTGGGGTCCACGCCGATCTCGGGACTGAACCTGTGTGGTGCGGGCCGGGTGGTGTGCCTGGTCGATCCGGTCGGTGACGTCTACGCCTGCCCGTTCGCGATCCACGACGAATTCCTGGCCGGTAACGTCCGCGACACCGGCGGCTTCGACAGTGTCTGGCGCACCTCGGAACTGTTCGAACGGCTGCGGCAACCGCAGACCGGCGGCGCGTGCACCTCGTGTTCGGCCTACGACGCCTGCCAGGGCGGCTGCATGGCGGCGAAGTTCTTCACCGGACTGCCCCTGGACGGGCCCGACCCCGAATGTGTGCGCGGCAACGCCGAACTCGCGCTGGCCGGAGTCGGCGCGAAGCCGCAGCCGGACAAGAACCACTCCCGCAGCGCGCCCGCCCGCCGCTCGGTGGCGCTCGGAATACCCACCCGCGCCAAGGTCACCACGCCCGACCGGGCCTGCGACACCAGCCCGCTGGCCGGACTCACCTGA
- the mftB gene encoding mycofactocin biosynthesis chaperone MftB (MftB, a small protein, is a peptide chaperone that assists the radical SAM enzyme MftC in performing two modifications to the C-terminal Val-Tyr dipeptide of the mycofactocin precursor peptide, MftA. MftB's role is analogous to the role of PqqD in the biosynthesis of PQQ, a cofactor that derives entirely from a Tyr and a Glu in the precursor PqqA.) has product MSTDAFDPAGSYRLAPSISLRPEPFGALVYDFTTRRLSFLKTKQLVAVVEGLAAAPDAAAAVAAAGVAETERPSYLKALAGLFQAGTIEHRPTGADEQDHR; this is encoded by the coding sequence GTGTCTACTGACGCCTTCGATCCGGCCGGTTCCTATCGGCTCGCGCCGTCGATCTCGTTGCGGCCCGAGCCGTTCGGGGCACTCGTCTACGACTTCACCACCCGTCGTCTGTCGTTTCTGAAGACGAAGCAGCTGGTGGCGGTCGTGGAGGGGCTGGCCGCAGCGCCCGACGCGGCCGCCGCTGTGGCGGCCGCGGGGGTCGCCGAGACCGAACGTCCCAGCTATCTGAAGGCGCTCGCCGGACTGTTCCAGGCGGGCACCATCGAGCATCGCCCCACCGGTGCGGACGAACAGGATCACCGATGA